In Myxococcales bacterium, a genomic segment contains:
- a CDS encoding MBOAT family protein: protein MTFATTPFLIFFVAVFVVYWLFRKQRVVRTLALIAASYIFYASTNPWFLILLVYISVFDYFMSHKVAATEQPGRRKLYLVISLVSSVSLLALFKYLDFFFSIPADVAEKFDVFWQRKTFGLPLPLGISFFVFQTISYMVDVYRRKIEPSTSLLDYLLYIAFFPRMVLGPIVRANFFLPQLAETPRLSRERLSQAIFLLIIGFLKKLVIAEYVRLNLVDRVFDLPLFFSATEVLAAIYGSMLQLYCDFSGYMDIVIGLSLLLGLQLPENFNFPFKSRSIREFWNRWHITFSTWLRDYLYIPMGGSRVSHPWKVYRNLMLTFLIGGLWHGAAWTYILWGFTFGVGVCWNRFFQGRRILSGRQPGESRFLFYLDVFTTFQYLGLTWIMYKSSSIQTVIDVLGRLLPWLALSPNYIAFKEIQTVLTGGELLPLIRDGIDYFRTAILGVTNLTPMYVGVMLLGFAGMWLPDKWYEKMRGTFLRLPLVVQLLIAVLALGVIYKVTSFSVAPFEYQRF, encoded by the coding sequence ATGACTTTCGCCACCACGCCATTTCTGATTTTCTTCGTTGCGGTCTTTGTCGTCTACTGGCTTTTCCGCAAACAGCGGGTCGTCCGCACGCTGGCCCTGATCGCGGCCAGCTACATCTTCTACGCCTCGACCAACCCGTGGTTCCTGATCCTGCTGGTCTACATTTCGGTGTTCGACTATTTCATGAGCCACAAGGTGGCGGCCACTGAGCAGCCGGGGCGTCGCAAGCTGTACCTGGTGATCAGCCTGGTGTCGAGCGTTTCGCTGCTGGCGTTGTTCAAGTACCTCGATTTCTTCTTCAGCATCCCCGCCGACGTCGCCGAGAAATTCGACGTTTTCTGGCAACGAAAAACCTTCGGCCTGCCGCTGCCGCTGGGCATCTCGTTCTTCGTTTTTCAAACCATCAGCTACATGGTGGACGTCTACCGCCGCAAGATCGAGCCCAGCACGAGCCTGCTGGACTATCTGCTTTACATCGCCTTCTTCCCGCGGATGGTCCTCGGGCCGATCGTGCGGGCGAACTTCTTTCTGCCACAATTGGCCGAAACCCCGCGCCTGTCCCGCGAGCGGTTGAGCCAGGCGATCTTCCTGTTGATCATCGGCTTTTTGAAAAAGCTGGTGATCGCCGAGTACGTCCGCCTGAACCTGGTGGACCGCGTGTTCGACCTGCCGTTGTTCTTCTCGGCGACCGAGGTTCTGGCGGCCATTTACGGCTCGATGCTGCAGTTGTACTGCGATTTTTCGGGGTACATGGACATCGTGATCGGCCTGTCGCTGCTGTTGGGGCTGCAACTGCCGGAAAATTTCAATTTCCCGTTCAAGTCGCGCAGCATCCGCGAGTTCTGGAATCGCTGGCACATCACCTTTTCCACCTGGCTGCGCGATTACCTTTACATCCCCATGGGCGGCAGCCGGGTTTCTCATCCCTGGAAAGTCTACCGCAACCTGATGCTCACCTTCCTCATCGGCGGCCTGTGGCACGGCGCGGCCTGGACCTACATCCTTTGGGGCTTCACCTTCGGCGTCGGCGTCTGCTGGAACCGCTTCTTCCAAGGCCGGCGCATCCTGAGCGGCCGCCAGCCCGGCGAATCGCGGTTCCTGTTTTACCTCGACGTCTTCACCACCTTCCAATACCTGGGCCTGACCTGGATCATGTACAAGTCGTCCAGCATTCAGACCGTGATCGACGTCCTCGGCCGGTTGCTCCCCTGGCTGGCGCTGTCGCCCAATTACATCGCCTTCAAGGAAATCCAGACGGTGCTGACCGGCGGCGAATTGCTGCCGCTCATCCGCGACGGCATCGACTATTTCCGCACCGCGATCCTCGGCGTGACCAACCTGACGCCGATGTACGTGGGCGTGATGCTGCTGGGCTTCGCCGGGATGTGGCTGCCGGATAAGTGGTACGAGAAGATGCGCGGCACCTTCCTGCGCCTGCCGCTGGTCGTGCAACTGCTGATCGCCGTCCTGGCCCTGGGCGTCATCTACAAGGTCACCTCGTTCTCGGTGGCGCCGTTCGAATACCAGCGGTTTTAG
- a CDS encoding alpha/beta hydrolase, translating into MLENLVRQFLYYPEPIAPDEPLPSYIRGAAEVRLATPRGITVHGLYWPAPEGRPTILFFHGNAQTVFEWALIAEELAPLACGLLLIDYPGYGKSPGAPSEPANYDAGEGALQWLLRERQLPLGQILIFGKSLGGGVACEIAQNRPVGGVILESTFTSIPAVLKHLIPFLPAGVALKTEVYDSLAKIALITAPVLVVHGTADDLIPVSEGQALFDRANQPKRLYLVEGAGHADVSLRAGPAYGATLRQWIDSR; encoded by the coding sequence ATGCTCGAAAACCTGGTCCGCCAATTTCTTTATTATCCGGAACCGATCGCGCCCGACGAACCGCTGCCGTCCTATATCCGCGGCGCTGCCGAGGTCCGCCTCGCCACGCCGCGGGGTATAACCGTCCATGGGCTCTATTGGCCCGCGCCGGAAGGCCGGCCGACGATCCTTTTTTTTCACGGCAACGCCCAGACCGTTTTCGAATGGGCGTTGATCGCCGAGGAACTGGCGCCGCTCGCCTGCGGCCTGCTGCTGATCGATTACCCCGGCTACGGCAAAAGCCCCGGCGCGCCGAGCGAACCGGCCAATTACGACGCCGGCGAGGGCGCCCTGCAATGGCTGCTTCGGGAGCGGCAATTGCCGCTCGGGCAGATCCTGATTTTCGGCAAATCCCTGGGCGGCGGCGTGGCCTGCGAAATCGCCCAAAACCGGCCGGTCGGCGGCGTGATCCTCGAATCCACCTTCACCTCGATCCCGGCGGTGCTCAAGCATTTGATTCCCTTTTTGCCCGCCGGCGTGGCGCTGAAAACCGAGGTCTACGACAGTCTGGCGAAAATCGCGCTGATCACCGCCCCGGTCCTGGTGGTGCACGGCACCGCCGACGATCTGATTCCGGTGAGCGAGGGGCAGGCGCTTTTTGACCGGGCCAATCAGCCCAAGCGGCTTTATCTGGTCGAGGGCGCCGGGCACGCCGACGTTTCCCTGCGCGCCGGACCGGCCTACGGCGCGACCCTGCGGCAGTGGATCGACAGTCGATAA